In the Ipomoea triloba cultivar NCNSP0323 chromosome 6, ASM357664v1 genome, one interval contains:
- the LOC116023020 gene encoding formin-like protein 5, with protein MHIKRLLLLIVSVFLYVSTGATSLENRKSAEEDLLASLIKYGGINHDQAELIWLNCRIELIHAKEAVEDPEFSVRVDKYKGNRERVSNGRSSTKEETQKIVNILHPFVKQTLLGCLREKNLMFLVSGEESVSKTWYSKCLDFLFVRSCAPKQRELFQSCGEIPAPSPIVASHSPKPSMPKVAKSSPHADPPVQPFNPRKLSDTATVKNSKTNLSYSLKAQSEQSSSAPVAAAAVLVLVAVALLSICCYMICGGGSGKGQNDERPLLSLSSAASSQKSFSLGSSLSDSKSGIHSFHNSNDKMDCNLLMEPQTLGSSRMENPVGNGSTRVTPIEDSAPLKPPPGKAGLPPLKPPPGRTVLPPPPGKTAPPASAPEPTPAPEPEPEPESETAPAATTTPTTTTTSTSPPPPPPNAASSGPPAPPPPLRPSSGGPAAPGPPPLPIPSGGKAGPLPPPPPGGAGRGGPPPPGPGPPRPPGPGGGRLVGFRPPMAPFGPSYEDDSNKAKLKPFFWDKVLANPDNTMVWNQIRGGSFQFNEEMIETLFGAAPDKNKAGTKKEAAEEKPQYIQIIDQKKAQNLSILLKALNVTTTEVCDALKEGNELPAELIHTLLRMAPTTEEELKLRLFSGELTQLGLAERFLKVLVEIPFAYKRLETLLFMCTLQEEAAMVKESFLTLEAACGKLRKSRLFLKLLEAVLKTGNRMNSGTYRGGAQAFKLDTLLKLSDVKGKDGKTTLLHFVVSEIIRLEGLRSARASRELRSLSSIKSDDLSLELPQESDEQILSLGLEVVSDLGTELEHVKRAALIDSDNLTGTVARLGHGLLNTKNFLNTDMKSVNEETGFRETLESFMQSAESQVMGLLEQEKQIMALVKSTGDYFHGNSGKDEGLRLFVIVRDFMLMLEKVCTEIRAQHKKNKAAKKENPSGAPSEQPAKSSTQPVSKPSEPAQSSTQPLSKPSEPAQSSTQPVSKPSEPAQSSTQPVSTPSEPAPSTRPVSTPSSEEPAQSTQPGSTPSSSEESIQSTQPVSTPSEEPVQSTQSVSTPSEEPAQSTQPVSTPSKPPQPPPKRIPIPIPRPKRVDSSSSSDEDE; from the exons ATGCATATCAAGAGATTACTTCTGTTAATTGTTTCTGTGTTTCTGTATGTCAGTACTGGGGCAACAAGTTTAGAGAACAGGAAGAGCGCAGAAGAGGATTTATTGGCCAGTCTAATAAAATACGGAGGGATAAATCATGACCAG GCTGAGTTAATATGGTTAAACTGTAGGATAGAGTTGATCCATGCTAAGGAAGCAGTTGAAGATCCTGAATTTTCTGTCCGAGTGGATAAGTATAAAGGGAACAGGGAAAGAGTTTCTAATGGTAGGTCATCAACAAAAGAAGAAACGCAAAAAATCGTAAATATCTTGCACCCATTTGTAAAACAAACCCTTCTGGGTTGTTTAAGGGAGAAAAATCTCATGTTTCTTGTCTCTGGAGAGGAAAGTGTTTCAAAAACTTGGTATAGCAAGTGCTTGGACTTCTTATTTGTGAGGTCTTGTGCTCCTAAACAACGTGAATTATTTCAGAGCTGTGGAGAAATACCTGCTCCATCCCCCATAGTTGCATCACATAGTCCAAAACCATCAATGCCTAAAGTTGCTAAATCTTCACCGCATGCTGATCCTCCAGTGCAGCCATTCAATCCACGAAAACTCAGTGACACTGCCACTGTTAAAAATTCTAAAACAAATTTATCCTATAGTTTAAAAGCACAATCAGAGCAATCAAGTTCTGCTCCAGTTGCTGCGGCTGCTGTGTTGGTATTGGTTGCAGTTGCCTTGCTGTCCATATGCTGCTATATGATTTGTGGGGGCGGATCTGGAAAGGGACAGAATGATGAGAGGCCTCTCCTGAGCTTAAGTTCTGCTG CCTCTTCACAGAAGTCGTTTTCTTTGGGCAGTTCATTAAGTGACAGCAAGAGTGGTATTCATTCATTTCACAACTCCAATGATAAAATGGATTGTAATTTGTTAATGGAGCCACAGACACTCGGCAGCTCTAGAATGGAGAACCCAGTGGGAAATGGCTCCACTCGTGTCACCCCGATAGAAGATTCTGCTCCCCTGAAGCCTCCCCCAGGCAAAGCTGGACTGCCTCCCCTGAAGCCTCCCCCTGGTAGGACAGTTCTGCCACCCCCTCCTGGAAAGACAGCTCCTCCAGCATCAGCACCAGAACCAACACCAGCACcagaaccagaaccagaaccaGAATCAGAAACAGCaccagcagcaacaacaacaccaacaacaacaacaacatcaacatcacCACCACCTCCTCCTCCTAATGCAGCATCTTCTGGACCTCCCgcacctcctcctcctctaaGACCATCCTCTGGTGGACCTGCTGCACCTGGACCACCTCCTCTACCTATACCTTCTGGTGGCAAGGCTGGTCCTCTTCCCCCGCCACCTCCAGGTGGAGCAGGTCGCGGAGGGCCGCCTCCACCAGGGCCAGGGCCACCACGTCCCCCTGGCCCTGGTGGCGGCCGCCTCGTAGGATTTAGGCCACCTATGGCACCTTTTGGACCAAGTTATGAAGACGACAGTAATAAAGCTAAACTGAAGCCTTTCTTCTGGGATAAGGTTCTAGCCAACCCTGATAATACAATGGTTTGGAATCAGATAAGAGGAGGGTCATTCCA GTTTAATGAAGAGATGATCGAGACTTTATTTGGTGCTGCTCCAGATAAAAACAAGGCTGGAACAAAGAAAGAGGCAGCAGAGGAAAAACCTCAGTATATTCAAATTATTGATCAAAAGAAGGCACAGAACTTATCAATTCTCTTAAAAGCTTTAAATGTGACAACCACAGAAGTTTGTGATGCTCTGAAAGAAG GAAATGAGCTTCCAGCAGAACTAATTCACACTTTGCTGAGGATGGCACCAACTACTGAGGAGGAGTTGAAACTGAGGCTCTTTAGTGGTGAACTTACACAACTTGGATTAGCAGAGAGATTTTTGAAAGTCTTAGTGGAAATTCCATTTGCCTATAAGAGGCTAGAAACATTGCTTTTTATGTGCACGCTTCAGGAGGAAGCAGCAATGGTTAAAGAGTCATTTTTAACCTTAGAG GCTGCCTGTGGCAAACTCCGGAAAAGCAGGCTATTTCTCAAACTCCTAGAGGCCGTTCTAAAAACTGGCAATCGCATGAACTCTGGAACATACCGTGGTGGTGCACAAGCTTTCAAACTGGATACACTTCTAAAACTATCTGATGTGAAAGGAAAAGATGGGAAAACCACCCTTTTGCACTTTGTTGTTTCAGAGATAATCCGCTTGGAAGGTTTACGATCTGCCCGAGCATCAAGGGAACTGAGGAGCCTATCGAGCATCAAGTCTGATGACCTGTCACTGGAATTGCCCCAGGAATCCGATGAGCAGATTCTAAGTCTTGGTCTGGAGGTTGTGTCAGATTTGGGGACTGAGCTTGAACATGTCAAGAGAGCTGCACTTATAGATTCGGATAACTTAACGGGAACGGTTGCTAGGCTTGGTCATGGATTACTAAATACCAAGAATTTTCTCAACACAGATATGAAGAGTGTAAATGAAGAGACTGGGTTTCGCGAGACACTAGAGAGTTTTATGCAGAGTGCTGAGAGTCAAGTCATGGGGTTGCTTGAACAAGAAAAGCAAATCATGGCTCTAGTGAAGAGCACAGGCGATTACTTCCATGGAAACTCGGGGAAGGATGAAGGTTTGCGCTTATTTGTTATAGTCCGCGATTTTATGTTAATGCTAGAGAAGGTGTGCACAGAGATAAGAGCTCAACATAAGAAAAATAAAGCAGCAAAGAAAGAGAATCCCAGTGGTGCACCTTCAGAACAACCCGCCAAGTCGTCCACTCAACCTGTTAGTAAACCTTCAGAACCCGCCCAGTCGTCCACTCAACCTCTTAGTAAACCTTCAGAACCCGCCCAGTCGTCCACTCAACCTGTTAGTAAACCTTCAGAACCCGCCCAGTCGTCCACTCAACCTGTTAGTACACCTTCAGAACCCGCCCCATCCACTCGACCTGTTAGTACACCTTCTTCAGAAGAACCCGCCCAGTCCACTCAACCTGGTAGTACACCTTCTTCTTCAGAAGAATCCATCCAGTCCACTCAACCTGTTAGTACACCTTCAGAAGAACCCGTCCAGTCCACTCAATCCGTTAGTACACCTTCAGAAGAACCCGCCCAGTCCACTCAACCTGTTAGTACACCTTCAAAACCCCCCCAGCCCCCTCCCAAGCgcattcccattcccattcctCGTCCAAAGCGGGTAGATAGTAGTTCAAGTTCTGATGAGGACGAATGA
- the LOC116022099 gene encoding uncharacterized protein LOC116022099, with translation MGEKKNMPAVWFSLKRSMHCKSEPSEVHNPKTRKELNTILTRKPAGRSGCSRSIANLKDVIHGSKRHLEKPPSCSPRSIGSSEFLNPITHEVVLRNNSRCELRITSFGGFPDGLGGGGGSFVGTLRPGTPGPGGHHTMHYFSSSQRNPAATPPRRTNSASFGEKEGIGFASKPRASLQIDSNGCSSVSCHKCGEQFGKWEALEAHHLSKHAVTELLEGDSSRKIVEIICRSSWLKSESQGGRIEKVLKVHNTQKTLARFEEYREVVKIKASKLPKKHPRCLADGNELLRFYGTTVGCSLGTGGGCSLCTSDKCYVCQIIRNGFSTKNEIKDGIGVFTTSTSGRAFESIEASEGDPPPRKALIVCRVIAGRVHRPLENIQEMAGQIGFDSLAGKVGLYSNIEELYLLNPRALLPCFVVICKS, from the exons ATGGGGGAGAAGAAGAACATGCCAGCAGTTTGGTTTTCTTTGAAGAGATCTATGCATTGCAAATCAGAGCCATCAGAAGTTCACAATCCAAAAACCAGGAAAGAGCTGAACACAATCCTTACTAGGAAACCTGCAGGGAGGTCTGGCTGTTCAAGGTCTATAGCAAACCTCAAAGATGTTATTCATGGCAGCAAGAGGCACCTGGAAAAGCCTCCAAGTTGTAGCCCAAGGTCCATAGGGAGCAGTGAGTTCCTAAACCCGATTACCCATGAAGTCGTTCTGCGTAATAATTCGCGGTGTGAGCTCAGAATCACAAGCTTTGGTGGCTTCCCAGATGGtcttggtggtggtggtggctcATTTGTGGGCACTCTAAGGCCTGGCACACCTGGCCCTGGAGGGCACCATACAATGCACTATTTCAGCTCTTCTCAAAGGAACCCAGCAGCCACTCCTCCTAGGAGGACTAATTCTGCTTCTTTTGGAGAAAAAGAAGGCATTGGTTTTGCCTCAAAACCCAGAGCCTCCCTTCAGATAGATAGCAATGGATGTTCATCAGTTTCATGTCACAAATGTGGAGAACAGTTTGGGAAATGGGAAGCTCTTGAAGCCCATCATCTTTCCAAGCATGCTG TGACTGAGCTTTTGGAGGGCGATTCGTCAAGGAAAATCGTTGAGATAATATGCCGGTCAAGCTGGCTAAAATCAGAAAGCCAGGGTGGTAGGATTGAGAAGGTGTTGAAAGTTCACAATACACAGAAAACTCTTGCAAGATTTGAAGAATACAGGGAGGTGGTAAAGATCAAGGCCAGTAAACTTCCCAAGAAACACCCTAGGTGCCTTGCAGATGGCAATGAGCTTCTAAGATTCTATGGCACAACTGTGGGGTGCTCTCTTGGCACGGGTGGGGGCTGCAGCCTCTGCACATCAGATAAATGCTATGTCTGCCAAATTATCAGGAACGGGTTTTCCaccaaaaatgaaatcaaagaTGGAATAGGCGTTTTCACGACTTCCACGAGTGGGAGAGCGTTCGAGTCCATAGAAGCCTCTGAGGGCGATCCGCCCCCTAGAAAGGCATTGATAGTCTGCAGAGTAATAGCCGGTCGAGTGCATAGGCCTCTGGAGAACATACAAGAAATGGCTGGGCAGATTGGGTTTGATTCCTTGGCTGGGAAAGTAGGTCTGTATTCCAATATAGAGGAGCTTTATCTGCTCAATCCTAGAGCTCTACTTCCATGTTTTGTGGTGATCTGCAAGTCCTAG
- the LOC116021975 gene encoding probable histone H2A.2 encodes MAGRGKTLGSGAAKKAQSRSSKAGLQFPVGRIARFLKAGKYAERVGAGAPVYLAAVLEYLAAEVLELAGNAARDNKKTRIVPRHIQLAVRNDEELSKLLGDVTIANGGVMPNIHNLLLPKKAGGSSKASADED; translated from the exons ATGGCCGGCCGTGGAAAAACTCTTGGTTCCGGAGCTGCGAAGAAGGCTCAGTCCCGTAGCAGCAAAGCCGGGCTCCAGTTCCCCGTCGGTCGTATTGCCCGTTTTCTCAAGGCCGGCAAGTACGCCGAGCGTGTCGGAGCCGGTGCTCCCGTCTATCTCGCCGCCGTTCTCGAATATCTTGCCGCTGAG GTTCTGGAATTGGCCGGGAATGCAGCTCGGGACAACAAGAAGACGAGGATTGTGCCTCGGCACATCCAATTGGCAGTGAGGAACGACGAGGAGCTGAGCAAACTGCTGGGGGATGTAACGATAGCCAACGGCGGTGTTATGCCCAACATCCACAACCTTCTGCTCCCAAAGAAGGCCGGCGGGTCATCAAAGGCCAGCGCCGATGAGGATTAG
- the LOC116023622 gene encoding probable LRR receptor-like serine/threonine-protein kinase At3g47570: MRSSSSIFTCLFSIFAFLCKTSSPLPGNSASDHQALLSFKANLIGDPLRSWNESTHFCKWVGITCGRKHQRQRVVRMSLGSSNLHGSLSPAIGNLSCLTILSLKDNTLAGEIPQEIGRLTRLNELHLSRNTFSGEIPKNISHCVNLMVLFLGFNNLTGKFPLEFGSLSKLQYVGVVFNHLMGEIPAFLGNFSSLQYLSFSGNNFKGKIPASFGCLPQLFGLSLFQNSLTSTIPISIFNLSSLTTFDAQENQLQGYLPSNLGTTLPNLEYFNIGDNLLVGRLPPSISNATSLWHYDVRYNGFIGGVPSFNGLKRLKILVLFHNPLGNGKSTDLNFMSSLLNSTTSLLFMGLDNCNFGGVLPRFIGNFSNLQNVRIYQNVIRGDLPSEFHLLVNLQHLYLQENQLSGTIPSSWGSLQQLIGLALDGNKLFGEIPFSLGNMSLLSQLDLQFNDLHGTIPISFEKSKNLLELDLSGNKFRGCLPNAIFNTLSPLVHLDLSHNHFTGSLPLEIGGLKNLVFLDLSGNMLLGTIPITLGALSSLTRLNISGNLFHGSIPPSISSLKSIESLDLSSNNLTGKIPKLLGKLQYLNQLNLSFNHLEGEIPMEGVFKNKTEVELGGNNLLCGGIPQFGLPKCKTEGEKRQHYLSRIQRLAILISSGTLILAIVALIVFFVYKRKNKRSLTLDATIESMPKLSYWSIQKATNGFSKSNIIGSGKFSTVYKGILDGSLSLDIVAIKVLKLQVRGASRSFLAECEALRQIRHRNLVKVLTSCCSIDHEGNDFKAIVYEYMAGGSLDNWLHNHSTDVEENHDDSRILNLSQRVNIALDVANALNYLHNDLETLLVHCDLKPSNILLDEGFVAHVGDFGLSKFLPINASSSEQMNSLGIKGTIGYTAPEYGMGSAVSTLGDMYSYGILLLEIFTGKSPTSYIFNDCLNLHNYVKMAIPDHVVEIMDPKLFHKEVDATPATFVRRDRILECLVSIFEVGIACSVELPGKRMNIGCAIKELSSVKDNLMELGDFEAISL; this comes from the exons ATGAGGTCCTCCTCATCAATATTTACCTGCCTATTTTCCATATTTGCCTTCCTCTGCAAAACTTCCTCCCCGCTGCCTGGAAATAGTGCTTCTGATCACCAAGCATTGCTTTCATTCAAGGCCAACCTGATCGGAGATCCTCTTCGTTCATGGAATGAGTCTACCCATTTTTGCAAGTGGGTAGGAATAACTTGTGGTCGCAAACACCAGCGCCAACGAGTTGTGAGAATGAGTTTGGGGTCGAGCAACCTTCATGGTTCCTTGTCGCCTGCAATCGGGAACCTGAGTTGTCTTACAATATTGTCGCTCAAGGACAATACGCTTGCAGGTGAAATTCCTCAAGAGATTGGTCGACTTACAAGGTTAAATGAGCTCCATCTCTCTAGAAATACATTTTCAGGTGAAATTCCCAAAAACATTTCCCATTGCGTTAATCTGATGGTACTATTTTTGGGGTTCAATAATCTAACGGGCAAGTTTCCATTGGAGTTTGGATCACTTTCCAAGCTCCAGTATGTTGGGGTTGTCTTTAACCACTTGATGGGAGAGATACCTGCTTTCTTGGGCAATTTTTCATCCCTCCAGTATCTTTCTTTTTCTGGAAATAATTTCAAGGGAAAAATCCCTGCTTCTTTTGGGTGCTTGCCTCAACTTTTTGGTCTTTCTCTATTCCAAAACAGCCTGACTTCTACCATTCCCATATCCATTTTCAATCTCTCATCATTAACAACTTTTGATGCACAAGAAAATCAACTTCAGGGATATCTTCCTTCAAATTTAGGCACTACTCTTCCAAATCTAGAGTATTTTAATATAGGTGATAATCTTTTAGTAGGACGGCTTCCCCCCTCGATATCAAATGCAACAAGTTTGTGGCATTATGATGTTCGTTATAATGGTTTTATTGGAGGAGTCCCATCATTTAATGGACTCAAACGGCTAAAAATTCTAGTACTTTTTCACAATCCACTCGGTAATGGAAAATCCACTGATTTGAATTTCATGTCCTCCCTTTTGAATAGTACTACTTCATTATTATTCATGGGCCTTGATAATTGCAATTTTGGAGGGGTTTTGCCCAGATTCATAGGAAATTTTTCAAACCTTCAAAATGTTCGCATTTACCAAAATGTCATAAGAGGAGATCTTCCTAGTGAATTTCATCTTCTTGTTAACTTACAGCACTTGTACTTACAAGAAAATCAACTAAGCGGTACTATTCCAAGCTCGTGGGGAAGCCTTCAACAACTCATTGGTTTAGCCCTTGATGGAAACAAATTGTTTGGTGAGATTCCATTTTCCTTGGGAAATATGTCCCTTCTCAGTCAACTTGACCTCCAATTCAATGATCTACATGGTACTATACCTATAAGTTttgaaaaatctaaaaatttgttAGAACTAGATCTTTCTGGAAACAAATTCCGAGGATGTCTCCCAAATGCCATTTTCAATACTCTTTCACCACTTGTGCATTTAGACCTCTCTCACAATCACTTTACAGGATCTCTTCCTTTAGAGATTGGTGGGTTGAAAAATTTGGTCTTTTTAGACCTGTCGGGAAACATGTTGTTAGGCACAATTCCAATTACCCTTGGGGCATTGAGTAGCTTGACTAGGCTCAACATCAGTGGTAACCTTTTCCATGGATCTATCCCTCCTTCTATAAGTTCTTTAAAAAGTATTGAAAGTTTAGATCTATCAAGCAATAACCTCACAGGAAAAATACCAAAATTGCTTGGTAAACTTCAATACTTGAACCAATTGAATTTATCATTTAACCATTTGGAAGGTGAGATTCCTATGGAAGGAGTTTTTAAAAACAAGACTGAAGTTGAGCTTGGTGGTAACAACCTATTATGTGGAGGTATTCCACAATTTGGGTTGCCAAAATGCAAAACAGAAGGGGAAAAAAGACAACATTATTTGTCTCGTATTCAGAGGTTGGCAATTTTAATTTCAAGTGGGACTTTGATTCTGGCAATTGTGGCTCTCATTGTGTTCTTCGTTTACAAGCGGAAGAACAAGCGGTCTTTAACATTGGATGCAACAATCGAGTCCATGCCTAAGTTGTCGTATTGGAGTATCCAGAAGGCAACCAATGGATTTTCTAAATCCAACATAATTGGTTCGGGAAAATTCAGCACCGTTTACAAAGGCATTCTTGATGGTAGTTTGAGTTTGGATATTGTTGCAATTAAGGTTCTCAAGCTTCAAGTGAGAGGAGCATCTAGGAGCTTTTTGGCTGAATGCGAAGCATTGAGGCAAATTAGGCATCGAAACCTTGTAAAAGTTTTAACCTCTTGTTGCAGCATAGATCATGAGGGTAATGATTTCAAGGCCATTGTCTATGAGTATATGGCCGGTGGTAGTTTGGACAATTGGTTGCATAATCACTCAACAGACGTGGAAGAAAATCATGATGATTCCAGGATTTTGAACTTGTCGCAGAGAGTAAATATTGCACTTGATGTGGCAAATGCACTTAATTATCTCCATAATGATTTGGAGACACTTTTAGTGCATTGTGATTTGAAGCCAAGCAATATTTTGTTGGATGAAGGCTTTGTCGCTCACGTGGGTGATTTTGGATTATCAAAGTTTCTTCCAATAAATGCATCTTCATCCGAACAAATGAATTCTCTAGGAATTAAGGGGACTATTGGATATACTGCTCCAG AGTATGGAATGGGAAGTGCAGTATCAACTCTTGGTGATATGTATAGTTATGGAATTCTTTTATTAGAAATATTTACTGGTAAAAGTCCTACtagttatatttttaatgattgTCTAAATCTTCATAACTATGTCAAAATGGCCATACCTGACCACGTCGTCGAGATTATGGACCCAAAACTATTTCACAAAGAAGTTGATGCAACACCTGCCACTTTTGTACGTCGAGATCGAATTCTAGAATGCCTTGTATCTATTTTTGAGGTTGGAATTGCTTGCTCAGTGGAGTTACCAGGAAAAAGGATGAACATTGGTTGTGCCATTAAAGAATTGAGTTCAGTCAAAGACAACCTAATGGAACTGGGAGACTTTGAGGCCATTTCTTTGTAG